A single Musa acuminata AAA Group cultivar baxijiao chromosome BXJ2-1, Cavendish_Baxijiao_AAA, whole genome shotgun sequence DNA region contains:
- the LOC135598246 gene encoding 26S proteasome regulatory subunit 4 homolog B-like, with product MATKRTKVRADGDAVLGRTEATQCRFRILKVERVKDYLLMEEESAANQESLRPLEEKNEEDRSKFDDLRELSMSVGNLEELIDESHAIVSSSVGTEYYIRILSFVDKDQLELEFAILMHNKVSFAGLMILVWSHDLGLVKIFSV from the exons ATGGCGACAAAAAGGACAAAAGTTCGAGCCGACGGTGACGCCGTCCTGGGTCGGACGGAAGCAACGCAG TGCCGCTTCCGTATCCTCAAGGTTGAGCGTGTCAAGGACTACCTCCTCATGGAGGAGGAGTCCGCCGCCAACCAAGAGAGCCTCCGTCCCCTGGAGGAGAAGAACGAGGAGGACCGCTCCAAGTTCGATGATCTCCGGGAGTTGTCGATGAGCGTCGGAAACTTGGAGGAGCTCATCGACGAGAGCCATGCCATTGTTTCGTCATCGGTCGGAACGGAGTACTACATTAGGATCCTGTCTTTTGTTGATAAGGATCAACTAGAACTAGAATTTGCCATTCTTATGCACAATAAGGTCAGTTTTGCTGGTTTAATGATTTTGGTTTGGTCGCATGATCTCGGATTGGTGAAGATTTTTAGTGTTTAG